In Candidatus Omnitrophota bacterium, one genomic interval encodes:
- a CDS encoding prepilin-type N-terminal cleavage/methylation domain-containing protein, protein MKKTKRGFTLIELLIVVAIIGVLAAIAVPNFINAQLRAKLARVKADFRAISSSMSMYQLDNNAYMPDGQGPCDDVISYMKLTTPVSYISSVDVFRDYFTNETATGAVGAGCVRNYYDYGMVPYITKSGLGYVVVSFGPDRDLDMGWNETSMDILKNDSFARSSFLFSPSNGLVSSGDIILTEKRIHSD, encoded by the coding sequence ATGAAAAAAACCAAACGCGGTTTCACCTTGATCGAGCTCCTCATCGTCGTCGCCATTATCGGCGTGTTGGCGGCCATCGCCGTCCCCAATTTCATCAATGCGCAGTTGCGCGCCAAACTGGCTCGCGTCAAGGCCGATTTCCGCGCCATCAGCTCCTCCATGTCGATGTATCAATTGGACAATAATGCTTATATGCCCGACGGGCAGGGTCCTTGCGATGACGTCATCTCTTACATGAAGCTTACGACTCCCGTCTCTTATATCAGTTCGGTCGATGTTTTCCGGGATTACTTCACCAACGAAACCGCCACGGGCGCCGTCGGCGCCGGCTGCGTCCGCAACTACTACGACTACGGCATGGTTCCTTATATCACCAAATCGGGCTTGGGCTACGTTGTCGTCAGTTTCGGTCCCGACCGCGATCTCGACATGGGATGGAACGAAACGTCCATGGATATCCTCAAGAACGACAGTTTCGCCCGTTCCTCGTTTCTCTTCAGCCCCTCCAACGGATTGGTTTCGTCGGGCGACATCATCCTGACGGAAAAGCGCATTCATAGCGACTAA